One Bradyrhizobium sp. ISRA464 genomic window carries:
- the ccoG gene encoding cytochrome c oxidase accessory protein CcoG has translation MNKPVPPDELMTGETGPLYAPRKKVFPQSVSGRFRSIKWRLMAVCLGIYYLLPFMRWHRGLGAPDQAVLIDFPNRRFYFFFIELWPQEVYYFTGLLVLAAFTLFLMNALGGRIWCGYLCPQTVWTDLFYAVGRFVEGGRREQIKADAGPMTVKRAGRRVLKHAIWLVIAWWTGGAWVLYFSDAPTLVRDLATLQAPALAYIWIAILTASTYLLAGYMREQVCVYMCPWPRIQAALTDEWALNVTYKYDRGEPRCSVKKAFDIRALGEKAGDCIDCNQCVAVCPTGIDIRDGAQLGCIQCGLCVDACDAVMTKVGRKTGLIGYDNDINIQRRTAGKQEIFKPVRARTVVYAGLITVVCAVMLYALMSRTLLDINVLHDRNPVAVRLSDGSIRNGYTLRFLNKRGFDRVIAIDVDGPPAAKFHVIGIDSVTPDRPMIVLARDTSSELRVLVTAPFAANADKSVPIRFRITDIGLGEVASATDHFVLP, from the coding sequence ATGAACAAGCCCGTGCCGCCCGATGAACTCATGACCGGCGAAACCGGACCGCTCTACGCGCCTCGCAAGAAGGTGTTTCCACAGAGCGTGTCGGGACGGTTCCGCTCCATCAAGTGGCGGCTGATGGCCGTCTGCCTGGGAATCTATTACCTGCTGCCGTTTATGCGTTGGCATCGCGGCCTCGGCGCGCCCGATCAGGCCGTACTGATCGATTTTCCCAACCGACGCTTCTATTTCTTCTTCATCGAGCTGTGGCCGCAGGAGGTCTATTATTTCACCGGCCTGCTCGTGCTCGCGGCTTTCACGCTGTTCCTGATGAACGCGCTGGGCGGCCGCATCTGGTGCGGCTATCTCTGCCCGCAGACGGTCTGGACCGATCTGTTCTATGCCGTCGGGCGCTTCGTGGAAGGCGGCCGTCGCGAACAGATCAAGGCCGATGCCGGACCGATGACCGTGAAGCGGGCCGGTCGGCGCGTGCTCAAACATGCGATCTGGCTCGTGATCGCGTGGTGGACCGGCGGTGCCTGGGTGCTGTACTTTTCCGACGCCCCGACATTGGTACGCGACCTCGCCACCCTCCAGGCACCCGCGCTCGCCTATATCTGGATCGCGATCCTGACCGCCTCGACCTATCTCCTGGCCGGCTACATGCGAGAGCAGGTCTGCGTCTATATGTGCCCGTGGCCGCGCATTCAGGCGGCGCTGACCGATGAATGGGCGCTCAACGTCACCTACAAATATGATCGTGGCGAGCCGCGCTGCTCGGTGAAGAAGGCTTTCGACATCCGGGCGCTTGGGGAAAAGGCCGGCGATTGCATCGACTGCAATCAGTGCGTGGCGGTCTGCCCGACCGGGATCGACATCCGCGATGGCGCACAACTTGGCTGTATCCAGTGCGGCCTGTGCGTCGATGCGTGCGATGCGGTGATGACCAAGGTCGGCCGCAAGACCGGCCTGATCGGCTATGACAACGACATCAATATCCAGCGCCGCACTGCCGGCAAGCAAGAGATCTTCAAGCCGGTTCGGGCGCGGACGGTCGTCTATGCCGGCCTGATCACCGTGGTCTGCGCGGTGATGCTCTACGCCCTGATGTCCCGGACCTTGCTGGACATCAACGTGCTGCATGACCGCAATCCGGTGGCGGTGCGCCTCAGCGATGGTTCGATCCGCAACGGCTACACGTTGCGTTTTCTGAACAAGCGCGGCTTCGACCGCGTCATCGCGATCGATGTCGATGGGCCGCCGGCCGCCAAGTTCCACGTCATTGGCATCGATTCGGTGACGCCGGATCGTCCAATGATCGTTCTTGCACGCGATACCAGCAGCGAGCTGCGCGTACTGGTGACCGCACCGTTCGCGGCGAATGCCGACAAATCCGTGCCGATTAGGTTCCGCATAACCGATATCGGTCTAGGAGAGGTCGCCTCGGCAACTGATCATTTCGTTCTCCCATAA
- a CDS encoding cbb3-type cytochrome c oxidase subunit 3, whose translation MKAIIQVENFASSLVGTVWTPIFVGLFIAIVAYALWPRNKSLFDAAARMPLRED comes from the coding sequence ATGAAAGCGATCATTCAGGTCGAGAATTTTGCGTCGAGCCTGGTCGGCACGGTCTGGACCCCCATCTTTGTCGGACTCTTCATCGCCATCGTCGCCTACGCGCTTTGGCCCCGCAACAAATCTCTCTTCGATGCCGCAGCCCGGATGCCGCTGCGGGAGGATTGA
- a CDS encoding pitrilysin family protein encodes MLASPPSLSAAKALAAIKIQRLVSACGIEAWFVQDATVPLIAMQFAFGGGGTQDPADKPGVGRMVAGLLDEGSGDLDSKAFHERIDRRAIELSFETTQDELRGALRTLEGDREEAFDLLRMALISPRFDAVDVERIRASVLGRLRHDSTDPSSLANRKFFEVAFHDHPYARPTGGTLESVPKIEIADLKDYVRRVIARDTLKIAAVGDVEPETLCKLLDKTFGGLPAKADLKLIPDVIAAKPPQQVFIPLDVPQTVVTFGGPGVRRSEPDFMAAYVVNHILGGGDLSSRLFREVREKRGLAYFASERLAWMDHSAVFVGHSGTRTVRADDTVEEIARQVRQIAKEGPTQQELDDAKSYLKGSQMLALNTSSKLARTLLQHQLDRLPIDYIENHNAIVDAVTLEDAKRAAERLWGQGLLTITVGRPPQGAGQATTAPSAATPPPSAEQPGATPSPTIPGRPN; translated from the coding sequence ATGCTCGCCTCGCCACCTTCGCTTTCCGCAGCCAAGGCGCTTGCCGCAATCAAGATCCAGCGGCTGGTCTCGGCGTGCGGTATAGAAGCCTGGTTCGTGCAGGACGCCACTGTCCCGTTGATCGCGATGCAGTTTGCTTTCGGCGGCGGCGGGACCCAGGACCCCGCCGACAAACCAGGCGTCGGGCGCATGGTTGCGGGCCTGCTCGACGAAGGCTCCGGTGATCTAGACTCCAAAGCCTTTCATGAGCGGATCGACCGTCGCGCCATCGAGCTGAGCTTTGAAACGACTCAAGACGAATTGCGCGGCGCCTTGCGCACGCTCGAGGGCGATAGGGAGGAGGCCTTCGACCTGTTACGGATGGCGCTAATCTCGCCACGTTTCGACGCGGTCGATGTCGAACGGATCCGTGCCAGCGTGCTTGGGCGCCTTCGGCATGACTCGACCGATCCTTCGTCGCTCGCCAACCGCAAGTTCTTCGAAGTCGCCTTTCACGATCATCCCTATGCTCGCCCGACTGGAGGCACACTCGAGAGCGTGCCGAAGATCGAGATCGCAGATCTTAAGGACTATGTCCGACGGGTGATCGCAAGAGACACGCTCAAGATCGCGGCCGTCGGCGACGTTGAGCCGGAGACCCTTTGCAAACTGCTCGATAAGACCTTTGGCGGCCTGCCGGCCAAGGCGGATTTGAAGCTGATTCCCGACGTGATCGCAGCAAAGCCGCCACAGCAGGTCTTTATCCCGCTCGATGTGCCGCAAACAGTTGTGACTTTCGGCGGACCCGGCGTCCGCCGCAGCGAGCCCGATTTCATGGCGGCCTATGTCGTCAACCACATCCTGGGCGGCGGGGATCTGTCGTCGCGGCTGTTCCGCGAAGTACGCGAGAAGCGGGGGCTGGCCTATTTTGCCAGCGAGCGATTGGCGTGGATGGATCATTCCGCCGTGTTCGTCGGCCATAGCGGCACCCGCACCGTTCGCGCCGATGATACCGTCGAAGAGATCGCGAGGCAGGTCCGCCAAATTGCCAAGGAAGGACCGACCCAACAAGAACTCGATGATGCAAAGTCTTACCTGAAGGGCTCGCAGATGCTGGCTCTCAACACATCATCAAAGCTTGCGCGAACGCTGCTGCAGCATCAGCTCGACAGGTTGCCGATCGACTATATCGAAAACCACAACGCAATTGTGGATGCGGTGACATTGGAGGATGCCAAGAGAGCGGCAGAGCGGCTCTGGGGCCAGGGTCTGCTCACCATCACGGTCGGTCGTCCCCCACAGGGCGCAGGCCAAGCGACCACCGCGCCATCGGCTGCGACGCCCCCGCCAAGCGCCGAGCAGCCAGGCGCAACGCCATCCCCGACGATACCGGGCAGACCGAATTAG
- the ccoP gene encoding cytochrome-c oxidase, cbb3-type subunit III produces the protein MSEHSEIDHVSGRSTTGHEWDGIKELNTPLPRWWILTFYATIIWAISYWLVYPAWPLVSGYTSGLLHYSTRASVATDLADLEELRGEKMAVLGSASLAAIENDPALLALARARGKTVFADNCAPCHGSGAAGAKGFPNLNDDDWLWGGTLDQITQTIQFGARSGHAKAHEGQMLAFGRDGILKKDEIVTVANYVRSLSGLSTAPNFDAAAGEKTFAENCASCHGDNAKGNQEVGAPNLTDQIWLYGSDEATLIETITNGRAGVMPAWVGRLDPVTIKALTVYVHSLGGGK, from the coding sequence ATGAGCGAGCATAGCGAGATTGACCATGTTTCCGGCCGCAGCACGACCGGTCACGAGTGGGACGGCATCAAAGAGCTGAATACGCCGCTGCCACGGTGGTGGATATTGACGTTCTACGCCACGATCATTTGGGCGATCAGCTATTGGCTCGTCTATCCGGCCTGGCCGCTCGTCTCGGGCTATACCTCCGGACTGCTCCACTACTCGACCCGCGCCAGCGTCGCGACCGACCTGGCCGACCTCGAGGAGCTGCGTGGTGAGAAAATGGCAGTCCTCGGCAGCGCTTCCCTGGCCGCGATCGAGAATGATCCAGCCCTGCTGGCGCTTGCGCGCGCTCGCGGAAAGACCGTGTTCGCGGACAATTGCGCGCCATGTCACGGCAGCGGAGCCGCTGGCGCCAAGGGATTTCCCAATCTCAACGACGACGATTGGCTGTGGGGCGGCACGCTCGACCAGATCACGCAGACGATTCAGTTCGGGGCGCGGTCCGGACATGCCAAGGCGCATGAAGGCCAGATGCTGGCATTCGGACGGGACGGGATCCTCAAGAAGGATGAGATCGTCACCGTTGCCAACTATGTGCGCTCGCTCTCCGGTCTTTCCACCGCGCCGAACTTCGATGCGGCGGCCGGCGAGAAGACCTTCGCCGAGAACTGCGCGAGCTGCCATGGCGACAATGCCAAGGGCAATCAGGAGGTCGGTGCGCCCAACTTGACCGACCAGATCTGGCTATATGGCTCCGACGAGGCGACACTGATCGAGACCATCACCAACGGCCGCGCCGGCGTGATGCCGGCTTGGGTCGGTCGTCTGGATCCGGTCACCATCAAGGCGCTGACCGTCTATGTGCACTCGCTAGGAGGCGGCAAGTAA
- the ccoO gene encoding cytochrome-c oxidase, cbb3-type subunit II, whose translation MSLWNRHKIFEKNSIILIAGILLVIAIGGLVEITPLFYLKSTIEAVDGVRPYTPLELAGRNIYVREGCYLCHSQMIRPLRDEVERYGHYSLAAESMYDHPFQWGSKRTGPDLARVGGKYSDDWHVTHLTDPRAIVPQSVMPGYPSLAKAELDASDIAAHLRTNRAVGVPYTDEQIANAAADLKAQTDPDSAGSDAFQKRYPKALVRNFDGKGGNPTELDALIAYLQMLGTLVDFKLYNEKANLR comes from the coding sequence ATGTCTCTCTGGAACCGACACAAGATCTTTGAGAAGAACTCGATCATCCTGATCGCGGGTATTCTCCTCGTCATCGCGATCGGCGGGCTGGTCGAGATTACCCCGCTGTTCTACCTCAAGAGCACGATCGAGGCGGTCGACGGCGTGCGGCCCTACACCCCGCTCGAACTTGCAGGTCGCAACATCTACGTCCGCGAGGGGTGCTATCTCTGTCATTCGCAGATGATTCGGCCGCTGCGTGATGAGGTCGAGCGTTACGGTCACTACTCGCTGGCCGCGGAAAGCATGTACGACCATCCGTTCCAGTGGGGCTCCAAGCGCACCGGGCCCGATCTGGCGCGCGTCGGCGGCAAATATTCCGACGATTGGCACGTCACCCATTTGACCGACCCGCGGGCGATCGTGCCGCAGTCGGTGATGCCCGGATATCCGTCGCTCGCAAAGGCTGAACTCGACGCGTCCGATATTGCGGCTCATCTGCGCACGAATCGCGCGGTCGGCGTTCCCTATACCGACGAGCAGATCGCCAACGCGGCCGCCGACCTGAAGGCGCAGACCGATCCCGACAGTGCTGGCTCCGACGCGTTCCAGAAGCGTTATCCGAAGGCTCTGGTTCGCAACTTCGACGGCAAGGGCGGCAATCCGACCGAGCTCGACGCGCTGATCGCCTATTTGCAGATGCTCGGCACGCTCGTCGACTTCAAGCTCTACAACGAAAAAGCCAATTTGCGCTGA
- a CDS encoding FixH family protein, whose translation MSITTPSARPITGRFVLIATVAFFAVVISVNVVMIRFAIATLPGTEVDSAYRASLAYQREIVAARRQNERNWRIEAHVERRSDGAASLAIEARDHAGTPLAGMTFIARLERPTDDRADHAIEMTEADHGRYRGSVDGVAAGQWDLVIEGDAGGRRMFLSKNRIVLD comes from the coding sequence ATGAGCATAACGACACCAAGCGCGCGACCGATTACCGGACGCTTCGTCCTGATCGCGACGGTCGCATTCTTCGCGGTCGTCATCAGTGTCAACGTGGTCATGATCCGCTTTGCGATCGCGACCCTGCCGGGAACGGAGGTCGATAGCGCCTATCGCGCAAGTCTCGCCTACCAGCGTGAGATCGTCGCCGCGAGGCGACAGAATGAGCGCAACTGGCGGATTGAAGCTCATGTCGAGCGGCGATCCGATGGCGCGGCGTCGCTTGCGATCGAGGCTCGCGACCACGCTGGGACCCCACTTGCCGGAATGACCTTCATCGCGCGGCTGGAGCGGCCGACCGACGACCGCGCCGACCACGCGATCGAGATGACCGAAGCCGATCACGGCCGCTACCGCGGCAGCGTCGACGGCGTCGCCGCCGGACAATGGGACCTCGTGATCGAGGGCGACGCCGGCGGCCGCCGCATGTTTCTGTCGAAGAATCGTATCGTCCTGGATTGA
- the fixJ gene encoding response regulator FixJ translates to MTARPTILVIDDDPAMRDSLTFLLEVNGFAVAAYESAIEFLDHFADGQSSCIISDIRMPGMTGLELVRKLKSDRASSPVILMTGHGDVALAVEAMKAGAADFIEKPFDDEVLLRAIRDALESPPKVTDNSVKLQAEARLADLSPRERDVLQGLLTGKINKVIAHELGISPRTVEVYRANLMAKTNARNMSELMRVAIAAGL, encoded by the coding sequence ATGACTGCGCGACCAACAATTCTCGTGATCGACGATGATCCGGCGATGCGAGATTCGTTGACTTTCCTGCTGGAGGTGAACGGCTTCGCCGTGGCTGCGTATGAGAGTGCGATCGAGTTTCTCGATCATTTTGCGGATGGTCAGTCCAGTTGCATAATATCTGATATTCGCATGCCTGGCATGACGGGGCTTGAACTGGTCCGCAAGCTGAAGTCCGACCGCGCCAGTAGTCCTGTCATTCTGATGACTGGTCACGGAGATGTGGCACTCGCGGTGGAGGCAATGAAGGCCGGAGCAGCGGACTTCATCGAAAAGCCGTTCGATGACGAAGTGCTTCTGCGTGCGATCCGTGACGCCTTGGAGTCGCCGCCGAAAGTTACCGATAATAGCGTAAAGCTGCAGGCTGAGGCTCGCCTGGCTGACTTGTCACCACGCGAGCGTGACGTTTTGCAGGGACTGCTGACGGGCAAGATTAATAAGGTGATCGCCCACGAGCTGGGCATCAGCCCGCGCACGGTTGAGGTTTATCGTGCGAACTTGATGGCCAAGACGAACGCGCGGAACATGTCGGAGCTGATGAGGGTCGCGATCGCTGCAGGACTTTAG
- the ccoN gene encoding cytochrome-c oxidase, cbb3-type subunit I produces the protein MTTGEACLMSASAVLAFTSFFAAAMGHDAAFTFHASLASVAGLIAAAVILNRYYDRPATLPPQAIGGRPNYYLGPIKFASTMAMFWGIAGFTVGLLIALQLAWPALNFNLPWTTFGRLRPLHTSAVVFAFGGNVLIATSFYVVQKTCRTRLAGDLAPWFVVVGYNFFILVAGSGYLLGVTQSKEYAEPEWYADLWLAIVWVTYLLVFLMTLVKRNEPHIFVANWFYLAFIITIAVLHLGNNPALPVSFLGSKSYIAWGGVQDAMFQWWYGHNAVGFFLTAGFLAIMYYFIPKRAERPIYSYRLSIIHFWALIFLYIWAGPHHLHYTALPDWTQTLGMTFSIMLWMPSWGGMINGLMTLSGAWDKLRTDPVLRMLVVSVAFYGMSTFEGPMMSIKVVNSLSHYTDWTIGHVHSGALGWVGFVSFGALYCLVPWIWNRSLYSLKLVSWHFWISTIGIVLYISAMWVSGILQGLMWRAYTSLGFLEYSFIESVEAMHPFYIIRAAGGALFLVGALIMAFNLWMTVNAGKINETEGAGLLQPAE, from the coding sequence ATGACGACGGGTGAAGCCTGCCTGATGTCTGCATCCGCAGTCCTTGCCTTCACCAGTTTTTTTGCCGCGGCAATGGGACACGACGCGGCCTTTACGTTTCATGCCTCGCTTGCCTCAGTAGCGGGCCTGATCGCTGCGGCCGTGATCCTCAATCGCTACTATGATCGTCCGGCCACGTTGCCGCCGCAAGCGATCGGCGGCAGGCCGAACTACTATCTCGGTCCGATCAAATTCGCTTCCACAATGGCAATGTTCTGGGGCATTGCCGGCTTTACGGTGGGCCTACTGATTGCCCTCCAACTGGCGTGGCCCGCGCTCAACTTCAACCTGCCATGGACTACATTCGGTCGGCTGCGCCCGCTGCACACCTCGGCGGTGGTCTTCGCATTCGGCGGCAACGTCTTGATCGCGACCTCTTTCTACGTCGTGCAGAAGACCTGCCGCACGCGTCTTGCGGGCGACCTTGCACCCTGGTTCGTGGTGGTTGGCTACAACTTCTTCATCCTGGTCGCCGGTAGCGGATATTTGCTCGGCGTGACGCAGTCGAAGGAATATGCCGAGCCGGAATGGTATGCCGACCTTTGGCTGGCGATCGTCTGGGTCACATATCTGCTCGTGTTCTTGATGACGCTCGTGAAGCGCAACGAGCCGCATATCTTCGTAGCCAACTGGTTTTATCTCGCGTTCATCATCACCATCGCGGTCCTGCATCTTGGCAATAATCCAGCGCTTCCGGTCTCGTTTCTCGGGTCCAAGTCCTACATCGCCTGGGGCGGCGTGCAGGACGCCATGTTCCAGTGGTGGTACGGCCACAATGCGGTCGGCTTCTTCCTGACTGCAGGCTTCTTGGCGATCATGTACTACTTCATTCCGAAGCGGGCCGAGCGTCCGATCTATTCCTATCGGCTCTCCATCATCCACTTCTGGGCCCTGATCTTCCTGTACATCTGGGCCGGTCCACACCACTTGCACTACACCGCGTTGCCCGACTGGACCCAGACGCTCGGCATGACGTTCTCCATCATGCTCTGGATGCCTTCCTGGGGAGGCATGATCAACGGCCTGATGACGCTGTCGGGAGCCTGGGACAAACTGCGTACCGACCCTGTGCTGCGCATGCTGGTGGTCTCGGTCGCTTTTTACGGCATGTCGACCTTCGAAGGCCCGATGATGTCGATCAAAGTCGTCAATTCGCTCAGCCACTACACGGACTGGACGATCGGTCATGTGCATTCCGGCGCGCTGGGCTGGGTCGGCTTCGTCTCGTTCGGTGCGCTGTATTGTCTCGTGCCCTGGATCTGGAATCGGTCGCTCTACAGCCTGAAGCTGGTCAGCTGGCACTTCTGGATCTCGACGATCGGCATCGTGCTCTACATCTCCGCGATGTGGGTCTCGGGGATCCTGCAGGGCCTGATGTGGCGGGCCTATACGTCTCTTGGCTTCCTTGAATACTCCTTCATCGAATCCGTCGAGGCGATGCATCCCTTCTACATCATCCGCGCTGCGGGCGGCGCGCTGTTCCTGGTCGGCGCGCTGATCATGGCCTTCAATCTCTGGATGACGGTCAATGCCGGCAAGATCAATGAGACCGAGGGCGCCGGCCTCCTCCAGCCTGCTGAATAG
- a CDS encoding pitrilysin family protein yields MNTATSDRPASFTLHNGLQVVVIPDHRTPVVTQMIWYKVGSADEPPGKSGLAHFLEHLMFKGTAKHTADEFVRAVLRAGGTHNAFTGVDYTSYFQQVPREKLGQMMEFEADRMTGLILEDKNVLAERDVVLEEFNMRIANKPDAQLATQMMAALYLNHPYGRPVIGWRQEIEQLDYKDALAFYKRFYAPNNAILIIAGDVEANEIHPMVEQHFGDIPPQPSIPAKRVRPQEPTPAAPRTVMLADARVRQPALGRCYLVPSAYTASSGESPALDVLARLIGGGVNSYLYRALVIDKQLAISAGASYPRSSLDHSHFMIFATPKPGVGFAQIERAVDEVIADVAHNRAREEDLQRVKTQLMAQAIYGQDDQEVLATWYGRGLTTGLSIDDIRGWPDGVRAVGAQQVREAARKWLNKKRSVTGYLTQESMPR; encoded by the coding sequence CTGAACACTGCCACCTCGGATCGACCAGCGAGCTTCACGCTTCACAACGGCCTACAGGTAGTGGTGATTCCGGATCATCGCACCCCCGTTGTGACCCAGATGATCTGGTATAAGGTCGGCTCTGCCGACGAGCCGCCAGGCAAATCGGGGCTCGCGCACTTCCTCGAACACCTGATGTTCAAGGGTACGGCCAAACATACTGCGGATGAATTCGTCCGGGCTGTGCTGCGAGCCGGCGGCACCCACAACGCCTTCACTGGGGTCGACTATACCAGCTATTTCCAGCAGGTGCCGCGCGAGAAGCTCGGCCAGATGATGGAATTTGAAGCCGACCGCATGACCGGCCTCATTCTCGAAGATAAGAACGTGCTGGCCGAGCGCGACGTCGTATTGGAGGAATTCAATATGCGCATCGCCAACAAGCCGGATGCGCAGCTCGCCACGCAGATGATGGCAGCGCTTTACCTTAACCATCCCTACGGCCGGCCTGTGATCGGCTGGCGCCAGGAAATCGAACAGCTCGACTACAAAGACGCGCTCGCCTTCTATAAGCGCTTTTACGCGCCGAACAACGCCATACTTATCATCGCCGGTGACGTCGAGGCCAACGAGATCCATCCGATGGTGGAGCAGCATTTTGGTGACATTCCCCCGCAACCATCGATCCCTGCGAAACGGGTGCGACCGCAGGAGCCGACGCCGGCCGCGCCGCGTACAGTGATGCTGGCCGATGCCCGCGTCAGGCAGCCGGCCTTGGGCCGCTGTTACCTCGTGCCATCGGCTTACACAGCCTCCTCCGGCGAGAGTCCGGCGCTTGATGTGCTCGCGCGATTGATCGGCGGCGGCGTCAACTCCTATCTCTATCGGGCGCTGGTCATCGACAAGCAACTCGCGATCAGCGCCGGAGCGAGCTACCCTCGTAGCTCGCTCGATCATTCGCACTTCATGATTTTTGCCACACCGAAACCCGGTGTCGGGTTCGCTCAGATTGAGCGCGCCGTCGATGAGGTGATCGCCGATGTTGCGCATAATCGCGCGCGCGAGGAGGATCTTCAACGAGTCAAGACGCAGTTGATGGCGCAAGCAATCTACGGTCAGGACGATCAGGAAGTACTTGCGACTTGGTATGGCCGCGGGCTCACGACGGGACTGAGCATCGACGATATCCGAGGTTGGCCGGACGGCGTCCGCGCAGTCGGCGCCCAGCAGGTGCGCGAAGCCGCGCGGAAATGGCTCAACAAAAAACGCTCGGTGACCGGCTATCTCACCCAAGAGTCAATGCCGAGGTAG